The Myxococcota bacterium region AGCCCAGCGACTCGATGCGCTGCGCCATCTCGGCCGCCTGACTGGCCGACAGCGACTCCGTGAAGTACCAAACGCCCAACGGTCCCAGTCTCATGGCCAGCTCTCCTGCCGCTCTGTTGGCCGCCTTTGTCGCACAGCCTCGGGGCGGATTTCAAAGCCTGCCATCCCCGGCATCCGACCCGGCCCTTCCCTCGTACAATGCCCAGGAGGCCCAGGTTGACGCGGAGCCCCGTCCGATCCACGGCCACGTGCAGCGACGGGGACCTGTTGGGGCGACTCGAGGCGCGCGAGGCGGATGCGCTCGAGGTGCTCTACGGGCGCTACTCGGCCTATGTGATGGGAGTCTCGCTTCGCATTCTCGGGACACGCGAGGAAGCGGAGGAAGTCGTGCAAGACGTGTTCTGGCAGCTGTGGAAGGCCACGCTCCGCTACGACCCCGCACGCGGGCGCTTCTCGACGTGGCTGTTCTCAGTCACTCGCAACCGCTGCATCGACCGCCTGCGAGCCACGGCGCGCATGCCGCGCAGTGACGGCGACGAGCTCGCGCGCCTGGTCTCGGCCGACGACCAGGAAGGCGAGGCCGTGCTGGTCGAGCGCCAGAAGGAGGTGCGGGCTCAGCTCGAGCGCCTGCCCCGGGAGCAGCGCCAGGCGATCGAGCTGGCGTTCTTCCGCGGTCTCTCGCACGGCGAGATCGCGGCCAGCACGGGCGAGGCGCTGGGCACGGTGAAGAGCCGGATCCGGCGCGGGCTCTTGCGGCTGAAGGAGGGCCTCGAGAGCCTTCCGGAGTGCGCGCGATGACCGAACACGACGAGCTGCTCGAGCTGGCCGGGGTGTACGCGTTGGGCGGTCTGTCGCCCGAAGACCGCGCGCGCCTGGCCGAGCACGTGGCCGACGGCTGCCGCGAGTGCGAGGCGGCGCTGGGTTCGGCCTCGCGCCTGGCCGACGAGCTCTTGCTGGCGGTCACTCCG contains the following coding sequences:
- a CDS encoding sigma-70 family RNA polymerase sigma factor — protein: MGRLEAREADALEVLYGRYSAYVMGVSLRILGTREEAEEVVQDVFWQLWKATLRYDPARGRFSTWLFSVTRNRCIDRLRATARMPRSDGDELARLVSADDQEGEAVLVERQKEVRAQLERLPREQRQAIELAFFRGLSHGEIAASTGEALGTVKSRIRRGLLRLKEGLESLPECAR